The proteins below come from a single Gordonia sp. X0973 genomic window:
- the metH gene encoding methionine synthase — protein MNDTSIAGSNASSDYDSSLMDAMARRVLIGDGAMGTMLQAADLTLDDFLGLEGCNEILNETRPDVLAHIHRAYFEAGADLVETNTFGCNQSNLGDYDIADRITDLAYRGTAIARGVADEMGKTSYGTDRFVIGSIGPGTKLPSLGHTTFDVLREAYRQCAVGMLDGGADGILVETAQDLLQVKAAVIGARRAMAERGRHIPILVHVTVETTGTMLLGSEIGAALTSLEPLGIDVIGLNCATGPAEMSEHLRYLSRHARIPVSVMPNAGLPVLGPKGAEYPLTPEELAVALSGFVTDYGLSMVGGCCGTTPEHIRQVAQAVAAVERATREPKHESATSSLYTSVPFHQDASFLVIGERTNSNGSKAFREAMIAQDYQHCLDVAKEQTRDGAHMLDLNVDYVGRDGALDMTALATRFATSSTLPIMIDSTEPEVIRAGLEALGGRCAVNSVNFEDGDGPGSRYQRIMELAVEHGAAVVALTIDEEGQARTADDKVRIAERLIADITTNWGLAEEDIIVDALTFPISTGQEEVRRDGIETIEAIRRLHEAHPDLHFTLGISNISFGLNPAARQVLNSVFLHECVQAGLDTAIVHASKILPMARIPDEQREVALDLVYDRRREGYDPLQKLMELFEGVSAASARESRAAELAALPLFERLERRIVDGERAGLEPDLDEAMTQVPPLEIINNTLLNGMKTVGELFGSGQMQLPFVLQSAEVMKAAVAHLEPHMESTGDAGKGRIVLATVKGDVHDIGKNLVDIILSNNGYEVVNLGIKQPINTILEAARDKNADVIGMSGLLVKSTVVMKENLEEMNSRGAAQYPVLLGGAALTRAYVENDLTETYEGDVHYARDAFEGLRLMDDIMAVKRGEGPAPDSAEALAAKEKAAERKARHERSKKIAAKRKAAEVPVEVPARSDVAADNEIPVPPFWGSRIVKGIPVAEYLQTLDERALFLGQWGLRGARGGEGPSYEELVETEGRPRLRYWIDRLATEGILAHAAVVYGYFPAVSEGDTVHVLTEPDPAAPVRVSMTFPRQQRPRFLCIADFIASREAAVEAGKTDVLPMQLVTMGTEIADFANKLFAANAYRDYLEVHGISVQLTEALAEYWHQRVRSELAFADGSMAAQDPDDPQGFFDLEYRGARYSFGYGACPNLEDRAHIVDLLDSERIGVTLSEELQLHPEQSTDAFVLHHPEAKYFNT, from the coding sequence ATGAATGACACCTCCATCGCCGGATCGAACGCGTCCTCGGACTACGACTCCAGTCTGATGGACGCGATGGCGCGGCGGGTGTTGATCGGCGACGGGGCGATGGGCACGATGCTCCAGGCGGCCGACCTGACGCTGGACGATTTCCTCGGCCTCGAGGGCTGCAACGAGATCCTCAACGAGACCCGTCCGGACGTGCTGGCCCACATCCACCGGGCCTATTTCGAGGCCGGCGCCGACCTTGTCGAGACCAACACCTTCGGCTGCAACCAGTCCAACCTCGGCGACTACGACATCGCCGACCGGATCACCGACCTCGCCTACCGGGGGACGGCGATCGCCCGCGGCGTCGCCGACGAGATGGGCAAGACGTCCTACGGCACCGACCGCTTCGTCATCGGATCGATCGGTCCGGGCACCAAGCTTCCCAGCCTCGGCCACACGACCTTCGACGTGTTGCGCGAGGCCTACCGGCAATGCGCGGTGGGGATGCTCGACGGCGGGGCCGACGGCATCCTCGTCGAGACCGCCCAGGACCTCCTGCAGGTCAAGGCTGCCGTGATCGGCGCCCGTCGCGCGATGGCGGAGCGGGGGCGCCACATCCCGATCCTGGTCCACGTCACGGTGGAGACCACCGGCACCATGCTCCTGGGCTCCGAGATCGGCGCGGCGCTGACCTCCCTCGAGCCACTCGGCATCGACGTCATCGGCCTCAACTGCGCCACCGGCCCGGCCGAGATGAGCGAGCACCTGCGCTACCTGTCGCGGCACGCGCGCATCCCGGTGTCGGTGATGCCGAACGCCGGGCTGCCCGTCCTGGGCCCCAAGGGTGCCGAGTATCCGCTGACGCCGGAGGAATTGGCGGTCGCGCTGTCGGGTTTCGTGACCGACTACGGGCTGTCGATGGTGGGCGGCTGCTGTGGCACCACCCCCGAGCACATCCGGCAGGTCGCGCAGGCGGTCGCGGCCGTCGAGCGCGCGACGCGCGAACCCAAACACGAGTCGGCCACGTCCTCGCTCTACACGTCGGTCCCCTTCCACCAGGACGCCAGCTTCCTGGTGATCGGGGAGCGGACCAACTCCAACGGGTCCAAGGCATTCCGCGAGGCGATGATCGCGCAGGACTACCAGCACTGCCTCGACGTCGCCAAGGAGCAGACCCGCGACGGCGCCCACATGCTCGACCTCAACGTCGACTACGTCGGCCGCGACGGTGCGCTGGACATGACGGCGCTGGCCACCCGGTTCGCGACGTCGTCGACGCTGCCGATCATGATCGACTCGACCGAGCCCGAGGTCATCCGCGCCGGCCTCGAGGCCCTCGGCGGGCGCTGTGCGGTCAACTCGGTCAACTTCGAGGACGGCGACGGCCCCGGGTCGCGGTATCAGCGGATCATGGAGCTGGCCGTCGAGCACGGCGCCGCGGTCGTCGCCCTGACCATCGACGAGGAGGGGCAGGCGCGCACCGCCGACGACAAGGTGCGCATCGCCGAACGGTTGATCGCCGACATCACCACGAACTGGGGACTCGCCGAAGAGGACATCATCGTCGACGCGTTGACCTTCCCGATCTCGACCGGCCAGGAGGAGGTGCGCCGCGACGGCATCGAGACGATCGAGGCCATCCGCCGCCTCCACGAGGCACATCCGGACCTGCACTTCACCCTGGGGATCTCCAACATCTCCTTCGGGCTGAACCCGGCGGCCCGGCAGGTGCTGAACTCGGTCTTCCTGCACGAATGCGTGCAGGCGGGGTTGGACACCGCGATCGTGCACGCGTCGAAGATCCTGCCGATGGCCCGGATCCCCGACGAGCAGCGCGAGGTGGCGCTGGACCTGGTCTACGACCGTCGTCGCGAGGGCTACGACCCGCTGCAGAAGCTGATGGAGCTGTTCGAGGGGGTGTCGGCGGCGTCGGCGCGGGAGAGCCGGGCGGCCGAGCTGGCGGCGCTGCCGCTGTTCGAGCGGCTGGAGCGGCGGATCGTCGACGGGGAGCGGGCTGGACTGGAACCCGACCTCGACGAGGCGATGACCCAGGTGCCGCCGCTGGAGATCATCAACAACACGCTGCTGAACGGCATGAAGACCGTCGGCGAGCTGTTCGGCTCCGGGCAGATGCAGCTGCCCTTCGTCCTGCAGTCGGCGGAGGTCATGAAAGCGGCGGTCGCCCATCTGGAGCCGCATATGGAGTCGACCGGCGATGCGGGCAAGGGCCGCATCGTCCTGGCCACCGTCAAGGGCGACGTCCACGACATCGGCAAGAACCTCGTCGACATCATCCTGTCCAACAACGGCTACGAGGTGGTCAACCTCGGCATCAAGCAGCCGATCAACACCATCCTGGAGGCGGCGCGCGACAAGAACGCCGACGTCATCGGGATGTCGGGGCTGCTGGTGAAGTCGACGGTCGTCATGAAGGAGAACCTCGAGGAGATGAACTCCCGGGGCGCCGCGCAGTACCCGGTGCTGCTCGGCGGCGCCGCCCTGACCCGCGCCTACGTGGAGAACGACCTCACCGAGACCTACGAGGGCGACGTCCACTACGCGCGCGACGCATTCGAGGGACTGCGCCTGATGGACGACATCATGGCGGTCAAACGCGGCGAGGGACCGGCCCCGGACAGCGCGGAGGCACTCGCGGCCAAGGAGAAGGCCGCCGAGCGCAAAGCCCGCCACGAGCGGTCGAAGAAGATCGCCGCCAAGCGCAAGGCCGCCGAGGTCCCCGTCGAGGTGCCCGCGCGCTCCGACGTCGCCGCCGACAACGAGATCCCCGTGCCGCCGTTCTGGGGCAGCCGGATCGTCAAGGGGATCCCCGTCGCGGAATACCTGCAGACCCTCGACGAGCGGGCGCTCTTCCTGGGCCAGTGGGGATTGCGCGGCGCGCGTGGCGGCGAGGGGCCGAGCTACGAGGAGCTGGTCGAGACCGAGGGCCGTCCGCGGCTGCGCTACTGGATCGACCGGCTCGCCACCGAGGGCATCCTTGCCCACGCCGCCGTCGTCTACGGCTACTTCCCCGCGGTCAGCGAGGGGGACACCGTGCACGTGCTGACCGAGCCGGACCCGGCCGCGCCGGTACGCGTCAGCATGACCTTCCCGCGCCAGCAGCGGCCGCGGTTCCTCTGCATCGCCGACTTCATCGCATCGCGGGAGGCGGCCGTGGAGGCGGGGAAGACCGATGTCCTGCCGATGCAGCTGGTGACGATGGGCACCGAGATCGCCGACTTCGCCAACAAACTGTTCGCCGCGAACGCCTACCGCGACTACCTGGAGGTCCACGGCATCAGCGTTCAGCTGACCGAGGCGCTCGCCGAGTATTGGCACCAGCGGGTGCGCTCGGAGCTGGCCTTCGCCGACGGTTCCATGGCCGCGCAGGACCCCGACGACCCGCAGGGGTTCTTCGACCTCGAGTACCGCGGCGCACGCTACTCCTTCGGTTATGGCGCCTGCCCCAACCTGGAGGACCGCGCGCATATAGTCGACCTGCTCGATTCCGAGCGGATCGGCGTCACGCTGTCGGAGGAGTTGCAGCTGCACCCGGAGCAGTCGACCGACGCCTTCGTCCTGCACCACCCCGAGGCCAAGTACTTCAACACCTGA
- a CDS encoding PAC2 family protein: MTADPRVLLSRLRDPVLVAAFEGWNDAGEAASGAIEHLELFWNAEQVYEIVPDDYYDFQVNRPTMRLVDGVSRRTDWPTTTFSTCSPPGADHDLLLVRGVEPNFRWRRFVDEIGELADAAGTVSAVMLGSMMTDTPHTRPVPISGSAYSEEAARRYRLEHTQYQGPTGITAVLQDSLVGRGIPSVSLWAAVPHYISSSPNPKATLALLRRLEEVLDLEIPMDQLPVRVSAWERTVDEMTADDEDMAEYIRQLEANDDAVSTDPDALPEIDGERLAADFERYLRRRDPGAGAT, translated from the coding sequence ATGACCGCCGACCCCCGTGTCCTCCTGTCCCGATTGCGCGATCCGGTACTCGTGGCCGCTTTCGAGGGGTGGAACGACGCGGGCGAGGCGGCGAGCGGGGCGATCGAGCATTTGGAGCTGTTCTGGAACGCCGAACAGGTCTACGAGATCGTCCCCGACGACTACTACGACTTCCAGGTGAACCGGCCGACCATGCGACTGGTCGACGGCGTCAGCCGCCGCACCGACTGGCCGACGACCACCTTCTCCACCTGCTCTCCCCCCGGCGCCGACCACGACCTGCTGCTGGTCCGCGGGGTGGAGCCGAACTTCCGCTGGCGGCGCTTCGTCGACGAGATCGGCGAACTCGCCGACGCCGCCGGAACGGTCTCGGCGGTGATGCTCGGCTCGATGATGACCGACACCCCGCACACGCGTCCGGTGCCGATCTCGGGTTCCGCCTACAGCGAGGAAGCTGCTCGGCGCTACCGCTTGGAGCACACGCAGTACCAGGGGCCGACGGGGATCACCGCCGTCCTGCAGGACAGCCTCGTCGGCCGGGGCATCCCGTCGGTGTCGCTGTGGGCGGCCGTCCCGCACTACATCTCGTCGTCGCCGAACCCGAAGGCCACCCTCGCCCTGCTGCGCCGCCTCGAGGAGGTCCTCGACCTCGAGATCCCGATGGACCAGCTGCCGGTACGCGTCAGCGCGTGGGAGCGCACGGTCGACGAGATGACCGCCGACGACGAGGACATGGCCGAGTACATCCGCCAGTTGGAGGCCAACGACGACGCGGTCTCGACGGATCCCGACGCGCTGCCGGAGATCGACGGCGAACGGCTCGCGGCCGATTTCGAGCGCTACCTGCGGCGGCGCGACCCCGGGGCGGGCGCCACCTGA
- the mshC gene encoding cysteine--1-D-myo-inosityl 2-amino-2-deoxy-alpha-D-glucopyranoside ligase yields MRSWSSPAVPGLPGEPPALRLYDTSARQVLPVAPGPTATMYVCGITPYDATHLGHAATYVTFDLINRQLRDAGHEVAYVQNVTDVDDPLFERAERDGVDWRDLGDREIELFRDDMTDLRVLAPREYVGAIESVGEVVEMVGELLESGAAYVVDDPEFPDVYHRVGATGQFGYESGYDRDTMERFFAERGGDPDRPGKRDRLDALLWRAHREGEPSWDAPFGAGRPGWHVECSAIALNRLGTGFDIQGGGNDLIFPHHEFSAAHAEALTGARRFARHYVHTGMMGLDGEKMSKSRGNLVFVHKLREAGVDPGAIRLALAAEHYRADRMWTDAVLDEALARLERWRSAVATGAGPDAAPVIERVRAHLADDLDTAKALAAIDGWVADVELGLGRDGDGAAGIATAVDALLGVELR; encoded by the coding sequence ATGCGCTCGTGGTCCTCACCCGCGGTGCCCGGGCTCCCCGGTGAACCGCCCGCCCTCCGCCTCTACGACACGTCGGCCCGGCAGGTGCTGCCGGTCGCCCCCGGCCCTACGGCCACCATGTACGTCTGCGGGATCACGCCCTATGACGCGACGCATCTGGGCCACGCCGCGACCTATGTGACCTTCGACCTCATCAACCGGCAGCTGCGCGACGCCGGCCACGAGGTGGCCTACGTGCAGAACGTCACCGACGTCGACGATCCGCTGTTCGAGCGCGCCGAGCGGGACGGTGTCGACTGGCGCGACCTGGGCGACCGCGAGATCGAACTCTTCCGCGACGACATGACCGATCTGCGCGTGTTGGCCCCCCGCGAGTACGTCGGCGCGATCGAATCGGTCGGCGAAGTCGTCGAGATGGTCGGCGAACTGCTCGAATCCGGCGCCGCCTACGTCGTCGACGACCCGGAGTTCCCCGACGTCTACCACCGGGTCGGCGCGACCGGTCAATTCGGCTACGAATCCGGCTACGACCGGGACACGATGGAACGCTTCTTCGCCGAGCGCGGCGGCGACCCCGACCGTCCGGGGAAGCGCGACCGTCTCGACGCGCTGCTGTGGCGGGCGCACCGCGAGGGCGAGCCGTCCTGGGATGCGCCCTTCGGCGCTGGCCGGCCCGGCTGGCACGTGGAGTGTTCGGCCATCGCCCTCAACCGCCTGGGCACCGGCTTCGACATCCAGGGCGGGGGCAACGACCTGATCTTCCCGCACCACGAGTTCTCCGCCGCGCATGCCGAGGCGCTCACCGGCGCCCGCCGCTTCGCCCGCCACTACGTCCACACCGGGATGATGGGGCTGGACGGCGAGAAGATGTCGAAGAGCCGGGGCAACCTGGTGTTCGTTCACAAACTGCGCGAGGCCGGTGTCGACCCGGGTGCGATCCGGCTGGCGCTGGCCGCCGAGCACTACCGTGCCGACCGGATGTGGACCGACGCGGTCCTCGACGAGGCCCTCGCCCGGCTGGAGCGCTGGCGGTCCGCGGTGGCCACCGGCGCCGGTCCGGATGCCGCGCCGGTGATCGAACGGGTGCGCGCGCACCTGGCCGACGATCTGGACACGGCCAAAGCGCTCGCCGCGATCGACGGCTGGGTCGCCGACGTCGAACTGGGATTGGGCCGCGACGGCGACGGCGCCGCCGGAATCGCAACGGCCGTCGACGCGCTGCTCGGCGTCGAGCTGCGCTAA
- a CDS encoding SCO1664 family protein → MPDNAGAGRGQAEIIDALANGELTVLGRIPHASNVTLVATVEYGDAPPLRCVYKPVRGEAPLWDFPDGTLAGREAAAYLICAALGWDTVPPTVFRADGPHGPGMVQQWVEAAEQSVDAPVVPDLVDLCGPDAVPADCFPIVTGFDGRGDEVVLVHADDPRLQRMAVLDVLINNADRKGGHILAGADGVVYGIDHGICLHVEDKLRTVLWGWAGHPVPGGLVVDVDALARRLDDPADPLVAELGALITAEEIAALSARARALVVDPVLPDPPPHRPIPWPPF, encoded by the coding sequence ATGCCTGACAACGCCGGCGCGGGCCGTGGCCAGGCGGAGATTATCGACGCCTTGGCGAACGGGGAGCTGACGGTCCTCGGCCGCATCCCCCACGCCAGCAACGTCACGCTGGTGGCGACCGTCGAATACGGCGACGCGCCACCGCTGCGCTGCGTCTACAAACCGGTGCGGGGGGAGGCGCCGCTGTGGGACTTTCCCGATGGCACGCTCGCCGGACGCGAGGCGGCGGCGTATCTGATCTGCGCGGCACTGGGGTGGGACACCGTGCCGCCCACCGTGTTCCGCGCCGACGGTCCGCACGGTCCGGGCATGGTCCAGCAGTGGGTCGAGGCGGCCGAGCAGTCCGTCGACGCGCCGGTCGTCCCCGATCTGGTCGACCTGTGCGGCCCCGACGCGGTGCCCGCCGACTGCTTCCCGATCGTGACCGGATTCGACGGCCGCGGCGACGAAGTGGTCCTCGTCCACGCCGACGATCCGCGGCTGCAGCGGATGGCGGTGCTCGACGTGCTCATCAACAACGCCGACCGGAAGGGCGGTCACATCCTCGCCGGCGCGGACGGCGTCGTCTACGGCATCGACCACGGGATCTGCCTGCACGTCGAGGACAAGTTGCGCACCGTCCTGTGGGGTTGGGCGGGCCATCCCGTCCCGGGCGGACTCGTGGTCGACGTCGATGCGCTCGCGCGGCGCCTGGACGACCCGGCCGACCCGCTGGTCGCCGAACTCGGCGCATTGATCACCGCGGAGGAGATCGCCGCGCTGTCGGCGCGGGCGCGGGCACTCGTCGTCGACCCGGTACTGCCCGACCCGCCACCGCACCGTCCGATTCCCTGGCCGCCGTTCTGA
- a CDS encoding DUF3090 domain-containing protein — MPRAIHVFRSPDRFVSGTVGEPGDRTFYVQAVHASRVVSVLVEKQQVAILADRIDALLDEIERRFGADVPPATGEVDDLRPLVTPIEAEFRVGTMGLGWDANEKSVVVELLAATEEALDESIVLDDRDDGPDALRVFLTADAARGFAARAEALVSAGRPACPLCAEPLDPDGHLCIRTNGYKREPVSLEPYELDGDGDDEFGDDSD; from the coding sequence ATGCCGCGCGCCATCCACGTGTTCCGCAGTCCCGACCGCTTCGTCTCCGGGACGGTCGGGGAGCCGGGCGACCGCACCTTCTACGTGCAGGCCGTCCACGCCAGCCGGGTCGTCTCGGTCCTGGTGGAGAAGCAGCAGGTGGCGATCCTCGCCGACCGGATCGACGCCCTGCTCGACGAGATCGAGCGACGCTTCGGCGCCGACGTGCCGCCGGCGACGGGGGAGGTCGACGACCTGCGCCCCCTGGTCACCCCCATCGAGGCCGAGTTCCGCGTCGGCACCATGGGATTGGGCTGGGACGCCAACGAGAAGTCGGTCGTCGTCGAACTGCTCGCGGCCACCGAGGAGGCACTCGACGAGAGCATCGTCCTCGACGACCGCGACGACGGGCCGGATGCGCTGCGGGTCTTCCTCACCGCCGATGCCGCCCGCGGCTTCGCGGCACGGGCCGAGGCGCTGGTGTCGGCGGGCCGGCCGGCCTGCCCGCTGTGCGCCGAGCCCCTCGACCCGGACGGGCACCTGTGCATCCGCACCAACGGGTACAAGCGCGAACCGGTCTCACTGGAGCCCTACGAGCTCGACGGCGACGGCGACGACGAGTTCGGCGATGATTCGGACTAG
- a CDS encoding MSMEG_4193 family putative phosphomutase, whose protein sequence is MAVILVRHGRSTANTAAVLAGRTPGVGLDETGLRQARELPERLGERCADVVAVARSPLQRCAQTVAPLVAGLAGVPEVEVDDLIEVDYGQWTNRPLAELAKEPLWKTVQRQPSAAVFPGGEGLSAMATRAVRAVRELDARYGGSDGTRLWVACTHGDIIKAVIADAMGLHLDGFQRIVVEPASMSVVRYHPSQPVVHAVNNTARLSLPKNGDELAGLAVGGSTGRTGES, encoded by the coding sequence ATGGCGGTGATCCTGGTGCGGCACGGGCGCTCGACGGCGAACACGGCGGCGGTGCTCGCCGGGCGCACCCCCGGGGTGGGACTCGACGAGACCGGTCTGCGCCAGGCGCGGGAGTTGCCCGAGCGTCTCGGAGAGCGCTGCGCCGACGTGGTCGCGGTGGCCCGCTCGCCCCTGCAACGATGCGCGCAGACCGTCGCCCCGCTGGTCGCGGGTTTGGCCGGGGTGCCCGAGGTCGAGGTCGACGACCTGATCGAGGTCGACTACGGGCAGTGGACCAACCGGCCCCTGGCCGAGCTGGCGAAGGAACCCCTCTGGAAGACGGTGCAACGCCAACCCTCCGCGGCGGTTTTCCCCGGCGGCGAGGGCCTGTCCGCGATGGCCACCCGCGCGGTGCGCGCGGTGCGGGAACTCGACGCCCGGTACGGCGGGAGCGACGGCACCCGGCTGTGGGTGGCCTGCACCCACGGCGACATCATCAAGGCGGTCATCGCCGACGCGATGGGCCTGCACCTCGACGGGTTCCAGCGGATCGTCGTCGAGCCCGCGTCGATGTCGGTGGTGCGCTACCACCCCAGCCAGCCCGTCGTGCACGCGGTGAACAACACCGCGCGGCTGTCCCTGCCGAAGAACGGGGACGAGTTGGCCGGCCTCGCGGTCGGCGGGTCGACCGGGAGAACGGGGGAGTCCTGA
- a CDS encoding undecaprenyl-diphosphate phosphatase produces MTWLQTIVLSVVQGLTEFLPISSSGHLLIVSRLCWDADAGASFTAVSQLGTEAAVLVFFWRDIWRIVVAWFAGLRNPASRGADYRIGWAVIIATIPIGIIGYLGKDLIRENVRNNLYITATVLILFSGVFFLAERYSLQRRGLDEVTMRDAVIVGLAQCLALIPGVSRSGASASAGLFLGFDREAAFRLSFLLAIPAVVASGLFSLPDAFHPSGEGLSASGPQLLASVVIAFVVGYIAIKWLLRFVSHHSLNWFGVYRVALGLLLLVLLATGIVPAVAPAH; encoded by the coding sequence ATGACGTGGTTGCAGACGATCGTGCTGAGCGTGGTGCAGGGCCTCACCGAATTCCTGCCGATCTCCTCGTCGGGACACCTGCTCATCGTGTCGCGGCTGTGCTGGGACGCCGACGCGGGCGCCTCGTTCACCGCGGTGTCGCAGCTGGGCACCGAGGCGGCGGTCCTGGTGTTCTTCTGGCGCGACATCTGGCGCATCGTCGTGGCGTGGTTCGCCGGGCTGCGCAATCCCGCCTCCCGCGGCGCGGACTATCGGATCGGCTGGGCGGTGATCATCGCGACCATCCCCATCGGCATCATCGGCTACCTGGGCAAAGACCTCATCCGCGAGAACGTCCGCAACAACCTCTACATCACCGCGACCGTCCTCATCCTGTTCTCCGGCGTCTTCTTCCTGGCCGAGCGGTACTCCCTGCAGCGGCGGGGCCTGGACGAGGTGACCATGCGCGACGCCGTCATCGTGGGCCTGGCGCAGTGCCTCGCGCTGATCCCGGGGGTCTCGCGGTCGGGCGCCTCGGCCAGTGCCGGGCTCTTCCTCGGATTCGACCGCGAAGCGGCCTTCCGCCTGTCCTTCCTGCTGGCGATCCCGGCGGTCGTCGCCTCCGGGCTGTTCAGCCTGCCCGACGCGTTCCACCCGTCCGGCGAAGGACTCTCGGCGAGCGGGCCGCAACTGCTCGCGTCGGTCGTCATCGCCTTCGTCGTCGGCTACATCGCGATCAAGTGGTTGCTGCGGTTCGTCTCCCACCACTCGCTGAACTGGTTCGGCGTCTACCGCGTGGCCCTGGGACTGTTGCTGCTGGTCCTCTTGGCGACGGGCATCGTCCCGGCCGTCGCCCCTGCGCACTGA
- a CDS encoding YncE family protein: MAVYAGGDLNGAPVRTETPPMRAITADRDGFVAVGEKSVVRIGVRPTPATVVALARPGLAVAVDGNRVYVGTEDGHLLILDDRLHQVGDVGGLVRVDGVAVGQRNGAPQIVVLDRAQSLVTTINPNSSGRGAALRAGNGATTLVADHYGRFTVANTGDGQILGFYGEPLINRFRFPLPDGPYGLAYDDQRNLLWVSQTAVNRVTAFDLSAGEPRERTRFASVRQPDSIAVDPTSGAVYVLSATGDGLQRVTR, translated from the coding sequence GTGGCGGTGTACGCGGGCGGCGATCTGAACGGCGCCCCGGTCCGCACCGAAACCCCGCCGATGCGGGCGATCACCGCCGACCGCGACGGATTCGTGGCGGTCGGCGAGAAGTCGGTCGTCCGGATCGGCGTGCGCCCGACGCCCGCGACGGTCGTCGCGCTGGCCCGTCCGGGCTTGGCCGTGGCCGTCGACGGGAACCGGGTCTACGTCGGCACCGAGGACGGGCACCTGCTGATCCTCGACGACCGGCTGCACCAGGTCGGCGACGTCGGTGGTCTGGTCCGGGTCGACGGGGTCGCCGTCGGGCAGCGCAACGGAGCGCCGCAGATCGTGGTGCTCGACCGGGCGCAGTCACTGGTGACCACCATCAACCCGAATTCCTCCGGTCGCGGCGCCGCCTTGCGGGCCGGTAACGGTGCGACGACCCTGGTCGCCGATCACTACGGACGGTTCACCGTCGCCAACACCGGCGACGGGCAGATCCTCGGCTTCTACGGCGAACCGCTGATCAACCGCTTCCGCTTCCCGCTGCCCGACGGGCCGTACGGGCTCGCCTACGACGATCAGCGCAACCTGCTGTGGGTGTCGCAGACCGCGGTCAACCGGGTGACCGCCTTCGATCTGTCCGCCGGCGAGCCGCGGGAGCGGACCCGATTCGCCTCGGTGCGCCAACCGGATTCGATCGCGGTGGATCCGACCTCCGGGGCGGTCTATGTGCTCTCGGCGACCGGCGACGGGCTGCAACGTGTCACCCGGTAG
- a CDS encoding DUF5703 family protein, with translation MRRLRRLPPGWEVETGSDEVEAILLRLPPEVTRISATMRLAIQAEFGGWELKRTRLYPDGSRKVLLRRKRNRTRPQTPGAATELA, from the coding sequence GTGCGGCGGCTGCGACGGCTGCCGCCCGGTTGGGAGGTGGAGACGGGTTCGGACGAGGTGGAGGCGATCCTGCTACGGCTTCCGCCGGAGGTCACCCGGATCAGCGCGACGATGCGGTTGGCGATCCAGGCCGAGTTCGGCGGCTGGGAGTTGAAACGGACCCGGCTCTATCCGGATGGTTCGCGCAAGGTGCTGCTGCGCCGCAAGCGGAACCGGACCCGACCGCAAACCCCGGGCGCGGCGACCGAATTGGCGTGA
- a CDS encoding DUF4193 domain-containing protein: protein MATDYDAPRRTESDELNEDSLEELKARRSEAQAASVDVDETETAESFELPGADLSGEELSVRVVPKQADEFTCTRCFLVYHRSRLAREKGNERICVDCA from the coding sequence ATGGCTACCGACTACGACGCACCGCGGCGCACGGAATCCGACGAACTCAACGAGGACTCGCTCGAGGAGTTGAAGGCGAGGCGCAGCGAGGCGCAGGCCGCCTCGGTGGACGTCGACGAGACCGAGACCGCCGAGTCGTTCGAACTCCCCGGTGCCGACCTCTCCGGCGAGGAGCTATCCGTGCGCGTCGTGCCCAAGCAGGCCGACGAGTTCACCTGTACGCGCTGCTTCCTCGTCTATCACCGCAGTCGACTGGCCCGGGAAAAGGGCAACGAGCGGATCTGCGTCGACTGCGCCTGA